In one Mucilaginibacter sp. PAMB04168 genomic region, the following are encoded:
- a CDS encoding PAS domain-containing protein: MKKKKSGERTVGRKAEEEYLPNELNYEDEVISRFGLMPNFFRTSNPNKPHDLWAFTKSAYLDNPLPAVFKERLYVHLSRFCRARYCIVRHAGFLMGLGNSAGDSNAIPESISHVITLLKRPTPSATTYDQLLNRLEVQEQPLPIPLPGSQIEADLFDALTVVFLEPHRAERVRQAICQSLGTANFEALILLLTYVRTAHFWIENHPEVTFEPDMVDMMDKHPELSHLLLNTLEAEIMQTSEPMKQVLDELANAKELENKTAKALSKYEEKYRSLFNAIDDGFVLLEMIYSGKQAVDMRYLEVNPAFKKLSNLSDIVGKTAYEVNPLMESYWLQTADAVAADGKPVKLEAYVKALDRWLNVSFMRLDDDNTHLIAAVFNDVTDRKRSEINNAFLADLSNDFAHLKSPERILRMAAIKIASHFKLTRCFFADINQANFTGQIACDWQLEGVAGVNTKRSLPLNDLIPDGCYEDLLNGEAVVINDSHLDIGNNLGGSALLNSQSYIITPIIKSGHLCFLTCILYPFARTWRKDEIRMVKELTERIWLRLARARAEEDLRHREAELTRVQEIGGVGGVDIDISTGIRTWHSAEYLRLHGLPPGTKLETHQDWINRLHPDDRDQASKTLQEVIENPENTYQSEYRIIRPIDGQVRWIFAKGDVEFDSDGQPARLIGAHIDITDRKLVEETQRQNQARHAFLVKFNDALRLVVDPLRIQAVSARMLGEYMDVNSASYGEVNGNKLSVHDSWTRGIDALTGDIKFADFGKALIEDYLQGHTVVIEDIETDNRITPEERNTWRNAHLRASVAVMLIKNGRWLAAFGVQATLPRKWSAIEIELIEEVAERTWAAVERAQVEESLRKSEQLFRTVVDIVPDLLWLNDPSGKPYWYNQRWLTYTGQTLEEAVENDWYEVISHDDKPLLINEIRSAFDKGRLIRQEHRIRSVKGEYRWFSVQVVPVYKITGEIWQWVGAATDIHERKEVERQLEDMNMILERQVSERTHDLEESQKLLSATLDSTLDMIQVFEAVRDEHGKIVDFVWILNNDTSNKNYGNVIGKSLLQNNPGVVKAGIFNSFVEVTESGISQQYEIHYVYEQFNGWFHQSVVKLNDGVATSTADITERKKADQQLNETNSLLQSVFDTTLIGMACHTAERDENGQLVDFRIKMVNKELERLSERNDMVGKLYSHVFPGVRKTGLFDLMLKVMETGEPGQLEYSYPYDGFNKWFSSMFVKMDDGLVATNLDITERKNAEEERLKSLTLLQETEEVALLGSWEYNRLSEVFSWSDGMYSLFNVAKGTLIQPDKYIQFIIDEDRPIAEQIIDFLKTGTGTFDESFRIKVGGDIKVVKLKATAIYDNGTPVKILGINMDTTATQMAEEKIKKLEVEQQQEVLRAILSTQEEERKRIAESLHNGLGQLLYGVKLSLDQINLTRVKRPEENSDALQQTKRLLSDSIRETRRISHELMPSILEDFGLKEAIEDVCRQLSGAVRFQCTFNGVNRNLDKYLEIAIYRIIQELMINVIKHAYATIADAQIDVNEQEVVLTVKDNGKGFDTSKVKVKGIGLASIRSKVNLLNGELKIISEIGVGSTVKIRIPNKVNN; encoded by the coding sequence ATGAAGAAAAAGAAATCTGGCGAACGCACCGTAGGCCGAAAGGCTGAGGAAGAATATTTACCTAATGAACTCAACTACGAGGATGAGGTGATTTCGCGTTTTGGTTTGATGCCAAATTTCTTCCGGACTTCTAATCCAAATAAGCCGCATGATCTATGGGCTTTTACCAAATCCGCTTATTTAGATAATCCGCTACCTGCAGTATTTAAAGAGAGACTTTATGTGCACTTATCGCGTTTTTGCAGGGCGAGATACTGCATTGTTCGGCATGCGGGCTTTTTAATGGGGTTAGGCAATTCTGCTGGCGATTCTAACGCGATTCCCGAAAGCATAAGCCATGTTATTACCTTGTTAAAACGCCCTACACCTAGTGCTACAACATATGATCAACTCCTTAACCGGCTCGAAGTACAGGAGCAACCTTTGCCTATACCCCTGCCCGGATCGCAAATTGAGGCCGATCTTTTCGATGCATTAACTGTAGTTTTTTTAGAACCCCACCGGGCAGAGCGTGTACGCCAGGCCATTTGCCAATCTTTAGGTACTGCAAATTTCGAAGCACTGATCCTGCTCCTTACTTATGTTCGTACGGCTCATTTCTGGATAGAAAATCATCCTGAAGTAACTTTTGAGCCTGATATGGTAGACATGATGGATAAGCATCCTGAGCTATCGCATTTGCTGCTGAATACCTTAGAGGCTGAGATAATGCAAACCAGTGAACCAATGAAGCAGGTTTTAGACGAATTAGCCAACGCTAAGGAGCTCGAAAATAAAACTGCTAAAGCATTATCTAAATATGAAGAAAAATACCGCTCCTTATTCAATGCTATAGATGATGGGTTTGTACTGTTGGAAATGATCTACAGTGGCAAACAAGCCGTTGATATGCGCTATCTTGAAGTAAACCCGGCCTTTAAAAAGCTAAGCAACCTCTCTGACATTGTTGGTAAAACAGCCTACGAAGTGAATCCATTAATGGAGTCATACTGGCTGCAAACAGCAGATGCAGTTGCGGCAGACGGAAAACCGGTAAAGTTAGAAGCATATGTTAAAGCATTGGACCGTTGGCTGAATGTGAGCTTTATGCGTTTGGACGACGACAACACACATCTTATTGCAGCCGTTTTTAACGATGTTACCGACCGCAAACGCTCAGAGATAAATAATGCTTTTTTAGCAGATTTATCTAACGACTTTGCTCACTTAAAAAGCCCAGAACGTATTTTAAGAATGGCCGCTATTAAGATAGCCTCGCACTTTAAACTTACCCGCTGCTTTTTTGCTGATATAAATCAGGCGAATTTTACAGGCCAAATTGCCTGCGATTGGCAACTTGAAGGTGTAGCAGGCGTCAACACCAAACGTTCGTTGCCTTTAAATGACCTTATTCCGGATGGCTGCTACGAAGATCTACTAAATGGCGAAGCAGTAGTTATAAACGATAGCCATTTAGATATAGGTAATAACTTAGGGGGAAGTGCATTACTAAACAGTCAATCCTACATCATAACTCCTATTATCAAAAGCGGGCATTTGTGCTTTTTAACTTGCATACTTTACCCTTTTGCACGTACCTGGCGCAAAGACGAGATACGGATGGTGAAGGAACTTACCGAACGCATATGGTTGCGGCTTGCCCGCGCACGCGCTGAAGAAGATTTACGGCACCGCGAAGCTGAGTTAACCAGAGTGCAGGAGATAGGCGGTGTTGGCGGTGTAGATATTGATATAAGTACGGGCATACGCACCTGGCACTCGGCCGAGTATTTACGGCTGCATGGTTTACCGCCAGGTACGAAACTCGAAACACACCAGGACTGGATTAACCGCCTGCATCCTGATGACAGAGACCAAGCCAGTAAAACGCTGCAAGAGGTAATCGAAAATCCGGAAAATACTTACCAAAGCGAATACAGAATCATTAGACCCATTGACGGACAAGTGCGTTGGATATTTGCCAAAGGTGATGTTGAATTTGACAGTGATGGGCAACCAGCGCGTTTAATTGGCGCTCATATAGACATTACCGATCGTAAATTGGTAGAAGAAACACAGCGGCAAAACCAGGCACGGCATGCTTTCTTAGTAAAGTTTAATGATGCCTTACGTTTAGTGGTAGACCCGCTTCGCATCCAGGCCGTTTCTGCCCGCATGCTTGGTGAGTATATGGACGTAAACAGCGCCAGCTATGGTGAGGTTAACGGAAATAAATTATCGGTGCACGATAGTTGGACACGCGGCATTGATGCACTAACCGGAGATATCAAGTTTGCAGATTTTGGTAAAGCACTTATAGAAGATTATTTGCAGGGCCATACAGTCGTTATTGAAGATATTGAGACCGATAATCGTATAACGCCCGAAGAGCGTAATACCTGGCGCAATGCACACCTGCGGGCCTCGGTAGCTGTAATGCTTATTAAAAACGGACGGTGGCTGGCTGCATTCGGTGTTCAGGCTACCCTGCCCCGTAAATGGAGCGCCATAGAAATAGAACTGATAGAAGAAGTAGCTGAGCGCACCTGGGCAGCTGTTGAACGCGCCCAGGTAGAGGAATCTTTGCGTAAGTCCGAGCAGTTGTTCAGAACGGTGGTTGACATTGTTCCGGATTTGCTTTGGTTAAATGACCCTAGCGGTAAACCCTATTGGTACAATCAGCGCTGGTTAACCTATACAGGCCAAACTTTAGAAGAGGCAGTAGAAAATGACTGGTATGAGGTTATTTCACATGATGACAAACCATTATTAATCAATGAAATTCGCTCGGCCTTTGATAAAGGAAGACTCATTAGGCAAGAACACCGTATTAGAAGTGTTAAAGGTGAATATCGTTGGTTTTCGGTTCAGGTTGTTCCGGTATACAAAATAACCGGAGAGATATGGCAGTGGGTAGGTGCAGCTACTGATATTCACGAACGTAAGGAAGTTGAACGGCAGTTAGAGGATATGAATATGATACTCGAGCGGCAGGTGTCTGAACGAACACATGACCTGGAGGAAAGCCAAAAACTATTGTCAGCCACCCTGGATAGCACACTTGACATGATTCAGGTTTTTGAGGCCGTACGTGATGAGCATGGAAAAATAGTTGACTTTGTGTGGATCTTAAACAACGATACATCCAATAAAAACTACGGAAATGTGATTGGTAAAAGCTTGCTTCAAAACAATCCAGGCGTTGTAAAAGCCGGCATATTTAACAGTTTTGTTGAGGTGACGGAGTCAGGTATTTCGCAGCAATACGAAATACATTATGTGTATGAACAATTTAACGGCTGGTTTCATCAATCGGTTGTTAAATTAAACGATGGTGTGGCTACCAGCACAGCCGATATAACTGAGCGAAAAAAAGCAGACCAACAGTTAAATGAGACCAACAGCTTGTTACAATCGGTGTTCGACACCACTTTGATAGGAATGGCTTGTCATACAGCAGAACGTGATGAGAATGGCCAACTAGTCGATTTCAGGATAAAGATGGTTAATAAAGAACTGGAGCGTTTGAGTGAACGAAATGATATGGTAGGTAAGTTATATAGCCACGTATTTCCAGGAGTAAGAAAAACCGGCCTATTTGACCTGATGCTTAAGGTTATGGAAACTGGCGAACCAGGCCAGCTAGAGTATAGTTATCCGTACGATGGATTTAACAAATGGTTTTCGAGCATGTTTGTTAAGATGGATGACGGATTGGTTGCAACAAACTTAGATATAACTGAACGAAAAAACGCTGAAGAAGAACGCCTTAAAAGTTTAACACTACTGCAAGAGACTGAAGAAGTTGCACTACTGGGTAGCTGGGAGTATAATAGGCTTTCAGAGGTATTTAGCTGGTCTGACGGCATGTATAGCTTGTTCAATGTGGCAAAGGGCACGCTTATACAACCAGACAAATATATACAGTTTATAATTGATGAAGACAGGCCGATAGCCGAACAGATTATCGATTTCCTTAAAACAGGAACAGGAACTTTTGATGAGAGCTTCAGAATTAAAGTAGGTGGTGATATAAAAGTAGTAAAGCTAAAAGCCACAGCTATTTATGATAATGGAACACCGGTTAAGATATTAGGCATAAATATGGATACCACGGCCACACAAATGGCCGAAGAAAAAATAAAGAAGCTGGAAGTAGAACAGCAACAAGAAGTGCTTAGAGCCATACTTAGCACACAAGAAGAAGAGCGCAAGCGAATTGCAGAAAGCTTACATAACGGATTAGGACAGCTTTTATACGGCGTAAAGCTTAGCCTCGATCAAATAAATTTAACCAGGGTTAAACGCCCCGAGGAAAACAGTGATGCATTGCAGCAAACTAAGCGACTGCTTAGCGATAGTATTAGAGAAACCCGCCGCATTTCACATGAGTTGATGCCATCTATTTTAGAAGACTTTGGCCTTAAGGAAGCAATTGAGGATGTATGCCGGCAGTTAAGCGGAGCAGTACGTTTTCAGTGTACGTTTAATGGTGTAAATCGCAACCTCGACAAATATCTTGAAATAGCCATTTACAGAATAATTCAGGAGTTAATGATCAATGTTATAAAGCATGCCTATGCAACTATAGCAGATGCACAAATTGACGTGAATGAGCAAGAAGTTGTTTTAACCGTAAAAGATAACGGCAAAGGTTTCGATACATCTAAAGTGAAGGTAAAAGGCATTGGCCTGGCCTCTATCCGAAGTAAAGTAAATTTACTAAACGGCGAACTTAAAATCATATCAGAAATAGGTGTGGGCAGCACCGTTAAAATTCGCATTCCCAATAAAGTCAATAATTAG
- a CDS encoding DUF1810 domain-containing protein: protein MSNEQNLKRFLDAQETDYAIALSEIKNGKKRSHWMWYIFPQIQGLGLSSTSQYYAIKNLQEAKAYLQHPVLGKRLIEISSVLLTIGDNDAHNIFGSPDDMKLKSSMTLFSSIENTLPVFKQILDLFFGGEADQKTNNVLNKAH from the coding sequence ATGAGTAACGAACAGAACCTTAAGCGTTTTTTGGATGCACAAGAAACAGATTACGCTATAGCATTATCTGAGATAAAGAATGGAAAAAAGCGTAGTCATTGGATGTGGTACATTTTCCCGCAAATTCAAGGCTTAGGTCTCAGCTCAACATCGCAATACTATGCAATTAAAAACTTGCAAGAAGCTAAAGCATATTTACAACACCCTGTTTTGGGTAAAAGACTGATAGAAATATCGAGCGTTTTACTTACAATTGGTGATAATGATGCGCATAATATATTCGGAAGTCCCGATGATATGAAGCTGAAGTCAAGCATGACGCTTTTTTCATCAATTGAAAATACATTGCCGGTGTTTAAGCAAATACTAGATTTATTTTTTGGTGGTGAAGCAGATCAAAAGACCAATAACGTATTAAACAAGGCACATTAG
- the cysM gene encoding cysteine synthase CysM: protein MAGIIDLVGNTPMVEITKLNPNPNVKIYAKLEGNNPGGSVKDRAALNMIRSALGRGEIKLGIRLIEATSGNTGIALAMIARLFNLEIELVMPSNSTRERTLTMEAFGAKVTLLEGIEACRDYAEEKGATDEYFLLNQFANADNYLAHVKTTGPEIWRDTDGQITHFVSAMGTTGTIMGCSRYFKEQNSNIQIIGCQPTEESSIPGIRRWPEAYLPKIFEPSRVDRVMDVSETDATEMARQLARVEGIFAGMSSGGACVAATKLAQELTEGTIVFIACDRGDRYLSSSLFG, encoded by the coding sequence ATGGCAGGCATTATTGATTTAGTGGGCAATACCCCTATGGTTGAAATAACCAAACTTAACCCTAACCCTAACGTAAAGATATATGCCAAGCTGGAAGGCAACAATCCGGGCGGCAGCGTTAAAGACCGCGCAGCCTTAAATATGATACGCAGCGCCTTGGGCCGAGGCGAAATTAAGCTAGGCATACGGTTAATTGAGGCCACCAGCGGTAATACCGGTATTGCCCTGGCCATGATTGCACGGTTATTTAATTTGGAAATTGAATTGGTTATGCCTTCCAATTCTACCCGTGAACGTACTTTAACCATGGAAGCATTTGGCGCTAAAGTTACTTTGCTTGAAGGAATTGAGGCCTGCCGTGATTATGCCGAAGAAAAAGGAGCAACTGATGAGTACTTTCTTCTGAATCAGTTTGCCAACGCCGACAATTACCTGGCGCACGTAAAAACTACCGGGCCCGAAATTTGGCGTGATACTGACGGCCAAATCACCCATTTTGTGAGCGCTATGGGCACTACCGGCACCATCATGGGTTGCTCCCGCTATTTTAAAGAGCAAAACAGCAACATCCAAATTATTGGTTGTCAGCCAACCGAAGAATCGTCAATTCCGGGCATCAGGCGCTGGCCGGAGGCTTATTTGCCTAAAATATTTGAACCAAGCCGCGTGGACCGGGTAATGGACGTTTCGGAGACTGACGCTACCGAAATGGCACGACAGCTAGCCAGAGTTGAAGGTATTTTTGCCGGTATGAGCAGTGGAGGTGCCTGCGTGGCGGCTACTAAACTTGCGCAGGAGCTAACTGAGGGCACCATTGTATTTATAGCATGTGACCGCGGCGACCGATACCTTAGCAGTAGTTTATTTGGTTAA
- the epsC gene encoding serine O-acetyltransferase EpsC — translation MSDNFYQHLFEKQQNSNGIPANTAIAAWALSVIHLLYPEQSKKLFATSQELKLQAYNLQQELSQIINTVSNFNSARSGEVAGLFFDRLPELYNILNTDIQAIYEGDPAARSEFEVIRTYPGFYAISIYRIAHTLVLLDVPLVPRILTEHAHSVTGIDIHPAASIGEYFHIDHGTGIVIGETCTIGKYVKMYQGVTLGALSVRKTMAGIKRHPTVEDRVVIYSGATILGGDTVIGHNSTIGGNVWLTQSVAPYSTVYHNPMITVQNIIADR, via the coding sequence ATGAGTGATAATTTTTATCAGCATTTATTTGAAAAACAACAAAATAGTAACGGCATACCTGCCAACACTGCAATTGCAGCCTGGGCTTTAAGTGTGATACACTTACTGTATCCGGAACAATCTAAAAAGCTTTTTGCTACTTCCCAGGAGCTTAAACTGCAAGCTTATAATTTACAACAAGAGTTATCGCAAATCATTAATACGGTAAGCAACTTTAATTCAGCACGGTCTGGAGAAGTTGCCGGTCTGTTTTTTGACCGGTTGCCAGAACTTTACAATATTTTAAATACCGATATACAAGCCATTTATGAAGGCGACCCTGCTGCGCGCAGCGAGTTTGAGGTGATTCGTACCTATCCGGGCTTTTATGCAATTTCCATTTACCGGATTGCCCATACTTTGGTATTGTTGGATGTGCCACTTGTACCGCGTATACTAACTGAGCATGCCCATTCTGTAACCGGTATTGATATTCACCCGGCAGCCAGTATAGGCGAATATTTTCATATAGACCATGGCACAGGCATTGTAATCGGCGAAACTTGTACTATAGGTAAATATGTAAAAATGTATCAGGGCGTAACCTTAGGCGCTTTAAGCGTGCGCAAAACTATGGCGGGCATCAAACGTCACCCAACGGTTGAAGACCGTGTGGTGATCTACTCAGGCGCTACCATTTTAGGTGGCGACACCGTTATTGGCCATAATAGTACCATTGGTGGTAACGTTTGGCTTACTCAAAGTGTAGCTCCCTACTCTACCGTTTATCACAACCCTATGATTACGGTTCAAAACATTATTGCAGACAGATAA
- a CDS encoding efflux RND transporter periplasmic adaptor subunit, which translates to MKRILMFTGLLALLYQTSCTQKKEVKEEEGKYAVTSPLRIDTSFTKEYVSQIRSVRNIELRAQEKGYLQNIYVDEGQFVKAGQLLFRIMPKLYEAELLKAQAETKAAQIEVQNTKLLSDKNVVSKNELAMAQAKLDQAKAETSLARLHLSFTEIRAPFDGTIDRIPKKLGSLIDEGELLTSLSDNSQMYVYFNVSEPEYLDYETNTKGRADRKVSLLLANNQPLKYKGDVETIESEFNNETGNIAFRAKFPNPDKLLKNGETGKVQMTVPLRNALVIPQKATYEIQDKIYVFVVDKNNVVRSRSITITGEMPDLYVVASGLSVSDKILLEGVQKVKDDDKIKCEFVSPNEVISHLRLKAE; encoded by the coding sequence ATGAAGAGAATTCTCATGTTTACAGGCCTGTTGGCCTTATTGTACCAAACCAGCTGTACACAAAAAAAAGAAGTAAAGGAAGAAGAAGGTAAGTATGCCGTTACCAGTCCTTTAAGAATTGATACCTCCTTTACCAAGGAGTATGTATCGCAAATACGCTCTGTACGAAATATTGAGCTAAGAGCCCAGGAAAAGGGTTATCTGCAAAATATATATGTTGACGAGGGCCAGTTTGTAAAAGCTGGTCAGTTACTGTTCAGGATTATGCCTAAATTATATGAGGCTGAATTATTGAAAGCGCAGGCCGAAACTAAAGCCGCGCAAATTGAGGTACAAAATACAAAGCTGCTGTCAGATAAAAACGTAGTATCTAAAAATGAGCTGGCTATGGCGCAGGCTAAGCTTGACCAAGCCAAAGCCGAAACGTCACTTGCCAGGTTGCATTTGTCATTTACTGAAATCAGAGCGCCGTTTGATGGCACGATAGACCGTATTCCTAAAAAGTTAGGAAGCCTTATTGACGAGGGCGAGTTATTAACCAGCCTTTCAGATAACAGTCAGATGTACGTGTACTTTAACGTTTCTGAACCGGAATACCTGGATTATGAAACGAATACAAAAGGCCGTGCAGACCGCAAGGTGAGCTTGCTGTTAGCTAATAACCAACCGCTAAAATACAAAGGCGATGTGGAAACTATTGAAAGTGAGTTTAATAACGAAACCGGAAACATTGCCTTTCGGGCTAAGTTTCCCAATCCTGATAAGCTTTTAAAAAATGGCGAAACCGGTAAAGTACAAATGACCGTTCCACTTCGCAACGCGTTGGTTATTCCACAAAAGGCCACCTACGAAATTCAGGATAAGATTTATGTCTTTGTGGTAGACAAAAATAATGTAGTAAGATCAAGAAGTATTACCATCACCGGTGAAATGCCAGACCTATATGTGGTTGCAAGCGGTCTTTCTGTAAGTGATAAAATCCTGCTTGAGGGCGTTCAAAAAGTAAAAGATGATGACAAGATCAAGTGTGAATTTGTGTCGCCTAATGAAGTTATTTCTCATTTGCGATTAAAGGCCGAGTAG